One window of the Amycolatopsis mediterranei genome contains the following:
- a CDS encoding CTP synthase, translated as MGLQSRATKYVFVTGGVASSLGKGLTASSLGQLLTARGLRVTMQKLDPYLNVDPGTMNPFQHGEVFVTDDGAETDLDIGHYERFLDRDLDGKANVTTGQVYSEVIAKERRGEYLGDTVQVIPHITDEIKARITAAAEPDENGQSPDVVITEVGGTVGDIESLPFLEACRQVRHDVGRDHCFFLHVSLVPYLAPSGELKTKPTQHSVAALRNIGIQPDALVCRADREIPEDLKRKIGLMCDVDTEAVIACPDARSIYDIPKVLHSEALDAYVVRRLGLPFRDVDWTVWGDLLDRVHNPNEVVRIAVVGKYIDLPDAYLSVTEALRAGGFAHRAKVEIVWVASDDAQTASGAASVLSDVDGVLIPGGFGIRGIEGKVGAIEYARTRGVPLLGLCLGLQCMVIEAARHLAGITDAGSSEFDENTTHPVISTMADQRDVVAGERDMGGTMRLGAYPAKLKAGSQVAKAYGTTEVSERHRHRYEVNNAYRKQLSEAGLVFSGTSPDDRLVEFVELPAEVHPFFVGTQAHPELKSRPTRPHPLFSAFVKAVVDRKVAERLPVELPEAPVAAR; from the coding sequence GTGGGACTTCAGTCACGGGCAACCAAGTACGTTTTTGTCACCGGAGGCGTTGCCTCCTCTCTGGGTAAGGGACTCACGGCTTCCAGCCTGGGTCAGCTCCTTACCGCACGCGGGCTTCGCGTCACGATGCAGAAGCTCGACCCCTATCTCAACGTCGACCCCGGGACGATGAACCCGTTCCAGCACGGTGAGGTGTTCGTCACCGACGACGGCGCCGAGACCGACCTCGACATCGGGCACTACGAGCGGTTCCTCGACCGCGACCTCGACGGCAAGGCCAACGTCACCACCGGCCAGGTCTACTCCGAGGTGATCGCCAAGGAACGCCGCGGCGAGTACCTCGGCGACACCGTGCAGGTCATCCCGCACATCACCGACGAGATCAAGGCCCGGATCACCGCGGCGGCCGAGCCCGACGAGAACGGCCAGTCGCCGGACGTCGTCATCACCGAGGTCGGCGGCACGGTCGGCGACATCGAGTCCCTGCCGTTCCTGGAGGCCTGCCGCCAGGTCCGCCACGACGTCGGCCGTGACCACTGCTTCTTCCTGCACGTCTCGCTGGTGCCGTACCTGGCGCCGTCGGGCGAGCTCAAGACGAAGCCGACCCAGCACTCGGTCGCCGCGCTGCGCAACATCGGCATCCAGCCCGACGCGCTGGTCTGCCGGGCCGACCGGGAGATCCCCGAGGACCTCAAGCGCAAGATCGGCCTGATGTGCGACGTCGACACCGAGGCCGTCATCGCCTGCCCGGACGCGCGGTCCATCTACGACATCCCGAAGGTGCTGCACAGCGAGGCGCTCGACGCCTACGTCGTCCGCCGCCTCGGCCTGCCGTTCCGCGACGTCGACTGGACGGTGTGGGGCGACCTGCTCGACCGGGTGCACAACCCGAACGAGGTCGTGCGGATCGCCGTGGTCGGCAAGTACATCGACCTGCCGGACGCCTACCTGTCGGTCACCGAGGCGCTGCGTGCGGGCGGGTTCGCCCACCGCGCGAAGGTCGAGATCGTCTGGGTCGCCTCCGACGACGCGCAGACCGCGTCCGGCGCGGCCTCCGTGCTGTCCGATGTGGACGGTGTGCTGATCCCGGGCGGGTTCGGCATCCGCGGCATCGAGGGCAAGGTCGGCGCGATCGAGTACGCGCGCACCCGCGGCGTCCCGCTGCTCGGCCTGTGCCTGGGCCTGCAGTGCATGGTCATCGAGGCCGCGCGGCACCTGGCCGGCATCACCGACGCCGGGTCCTCGGAGTTCGACGAGAACACCACGCACCCGGTGATCTCGACCATGGCCGACCAGCGCGACGTCGTCGCGGGGGAGCGGGACATGGGCGGCACCATGCGCCTGGGCGCCTACCCGGCGAAGCTCAAGGCGGGTTCGCAGGTCGCGAAGGCCTACGGCACCACCGAGGTCTCCGAGCGCCACCGCCACCGCTACGAGGTGAACAACGCCTACCGCAAGCAGCTCTCGGAGGCGGGCCTGGTCTTCTCCGGCACGTCGCCGGACGATCGCCTGGTCGAGTTCGTCGAGCTGCCCGCCGAGGTGCACCCGTTCTTCGTCGGCACGCAGGCGCACCCCGAGCTCAAGAGCCGCCCGACCCGGCCGCACCCGCTGTTCAGCGCGTTCGTCAAGGCCGTGGTGGACCGCAAGGTCGCCGAGCGGCTGCCGGTCGAGCTGCCCGAAGCCCCGGTGGCGGCCCGGTGA
- a CDS encoding acyltransferase has protein sequence MTTAQATLEAPARAARPGGKAPYLHQIDLFRLITFACVILIHVVGATNFAQDVGANAVETPLHFTREAFFALTGFVLVFQNRRREITAGDFWRRRLPLVATPYLAWSMFFWAYGLVTGVQQPGSLEASMRLLLKDLVTGGAWYHLYFLLVTMQVYLLFPALMKLLRATEGKHKWLLLGSGLVQVGVTLFMTYQPLGVSYETITHLYGTILPYQFYTLFGAVVAMHFETVHAWAGRHRLLLGGTLVAVLTGTEWYYLRTVHSGTFPQVASDPFQPYLIPWFLTVIAAIYALATRWAARRREGSRGARVVSWAANRSFSIFLVHPLALALLGPAIPHVAERFGAPWLSVIIYLATIVLTILIVEVLRRLPGSRALTGRPRLRPAKVAA, from the coding sequence ATGACGACTGCCCAGGCCACGCTCGAGGCCCCCGCCCGCGCTGCGAGACCGGGCGGCAAAGCGCCCTACCTCCACCAGATCGACCTCTTCCGGTTGATCACGTTCGCCTGCGTCATCCTCATCCACGTGGTGGGCGCGACGAACTTCGCGCAGGACGTCGGGGCCAACGCCGTCGAGACGCCGCTGCACTTCACCCGCGAGGCCTTCTTCGCGCTCACCGGGTTCGTGCTGGTGTTCCAGAACCGCCGCCGCGAGATCACCGCGGGTGACTTCTGGCGACGGCGGCTGCCGCTGGTCGCCACGCCCTACCTCGCGTGGTCGATGTTCTTCTGGGCCTACGGCCTGGTGACCGGGGTGCAGCAGCCGGGCTCGCTCGAGGCGTCGATGCGCCTGCTGCTCAAGGACCTCGTCACCGGCGGCGCCTGGTACCACCTGTACTTCCTGCTCGTGACGATGCAGGTCTACCTGCTGTTCCCGGCGCTGATGAAGCTGCTGCGGGCGACCGAGGGCAAGCACAAGTGGCTGCTGCTCGGCAGCGGGCTGGTGCAGGTCGGCGTGACGCTGTTCATGACCTACCAGCCGCTCGGCGTGAGCTACGAGACGATCACCCACCTGTACGGCACGATCCTGCCGTACCAGTTCTACACGCTGTTCGGCGCCGTGGTGGCCATGCACTTCGAGACCGTGCACGCCTGGGCGGGGCGGCACCGGCTGCTGCTCGGCGGCACGCTCGTGGCGGTGCTCACGGGCACCGAGTGGTACTACCTGCGGACTGTCCACAGTGGAACTTTCCCGCAGGTGGCCAGCGACCCGTTCCAGCCGTACCTGATCCCCTGGTTCCTCACCGTCATCGCGGCGATCTACGCGCTGGCGACGAGATGGGCGGCGCGCCGCCGGGAGGGCAGCCGCGGGGCCAGGGTGGTGTCCTGGGCGGCGAACCGGTCGTTCAGCATCTTCCTGGTCCACCCGCTCGCGCTGGCCCTGCTCGGCCCGGCGATCCCGCACGTCGCGGAGCGCTTCGGCGCGCCGTGGCTCAGCGTGATCATCTACCTGGCGACGATCGTCCTCACGATCCTGATCGTGGAGGTCCTGCGGCGGCTGCCGGGCAGCCGGGCGCTGACGGGCCGGCCGCGGCTGCGTCCGGCGAAGGTTGCGGCTTAA
- a CDS encoding GntR family transcriptional regulator, whose amino-acid sequence MDERQPLAATRQRVREELRERILTGRLRPGDRLVERELAEDLGVSRVPVREAIRALEAEGFLVVQSPRRVVVRQLAQVDVEELFDVREALEGLAAGLAAERAGAPELKRLDRVLADAARATARGDAARITVLNSRFHDEIVAIAGNALLTTMLQPLEGRLRWLTSQNEHWTELLDEHRRLYEAIASGDAERAKASAVEHVRVNREVTLRSLFPQVTA is encoded by the coding sequence GTGGACGAGCGGCAACCCCTCGCGGCCACGCGGCAGCGGGTGCGCGAGGAGCTGCGCGAACGGATCCTGACGGGCCGGCTCCGCCCGGGCGACCGGCTGGTCGAGCGCGAGCTGGCCGAGGACCTCGGCGTCTCCCGCGTCCCGGTCCGCGAAGCCATCCGTGCGCTCGAGGCCGAGGGGTTCCTCGTCGTCCAGTCGCCGCGCCGGGTGGTCGTCCGGCAGCTGGCGCAGGTCGACGTCGAGGAGCTGTTCGACGTCCGGGAGGCTCTCGAAGGCCTCGCCGCGGGGCTCGCCGCCGAGCGGGCGGGTGCCCCCGAGCTCAAGCGCCTCGACCGCGTCCTCGCCGACGCCGCCCGCGCGACGGCCCGCGGTGACGCGGCCCGGATCACCGTCCTCAACTCGCGCTTCCACGACGAGATCGTCGCCATCGCGGGCAACGCGCTGCTGACCACCATGCTGCAGCCGCTCGAAGGCCGGCTCCGCTGGCTCACGAGCCAGAACGAGCACTGGACCGAGCTGCTCGACGAACACCGGCGGCTGTACGAGGCGATCGCCTCGGGGGACGCCGAGCGGGCGAAGGCGTCCGCGGTCGAACACGTGCGCGTCAACCGCGAGGTCACGCTGAGGTCACTCTTTCCGCAGGTCACAGCTTGA
- a CDS encoding NCS1 family nucleobase:cation symporter-1, giving the protein MTAAPLTEPSQETTTPPDPRLWNEDLAPAQERRWKVYDIFALWMSDVHNLGNYTFAAGLFVLGLSAWQVFTALLFGFVIIYAGMNLMGRIGQRTGVPFPVVARISFGTFGANLPALIRAVIAIFWYGIQTYLASVAITLLVLAIDPGLKPLTEHGFLGLHALGWICFVALWAVQALILTRGMESVRKFQDWCGPAIWVVMIALAVWILAAGHWNISFTSSPKQLSTGEQIRQWFGAAGLILATYGTLMLNFCDFSRFAPDQKTVRRGNFWGLPINSTAFALLSVVVTAGSMQVFGEAITDPAELLSKVHNTPVLIVGALTFAIATMGVNIVANFVSPAYDLANIWPKRISFTVGGMISAVAALCVLPWKLYSSPAVVNYFLGGLGAFLGPLFGIMIVDYYLIRRGKVDVAQLFVVGGTYPRVNPRALVTFFPTAALAAVIALVPYFASAAPYSWFIGTASSAALYFAVSRKHR; this is encoded by the coding sequence ATGACCGCCGCCCCGCTCACCGAACCGTCGCAAGAGACGACCACCCCGCCCGACCCCCGCCTCTGGAACGAAGACCTCGCCCCGGCCCAAGAACGCCGGTGGAAGGTCTACGACATCTTCGCGCTGTGGATGTCCGACGTGCACAACCTCGGCAACTACACCTTCGCGGCCGGCCTGTTCGTGCTCGGGCTGTCGGCGTGGCAGGTGTTCACCGCGCTGCTGTTCGGGTTCGTCATCATCTACGCCGGGATGAACCTGATGGGCCGGATCGGCCAGCGCACCGGCGTGCCGTTCCCGGTCGTGGCGCGGATCAGCTTCGGCACGTTCGGCGCCAACCTGCCCGCGCTGATCCGGGCGGTCATCGCGATCTTCTGGTACGGCATCCAGACCTACCTCGCGAGCGTCGCCATCACGCTGCTCGTGCTCGCCATCGACCCGGGCCTGAAACCGCTGACCGAACACGGTTTCCTCGGCCTGCACGCGCTCGGCTGGATCTGCTTCGTCGCGTTGTGGGCGGTCCAGGCGCTGATCCTGACCCGCGGCATGGAGTCGGTGCGCAAGTTCCAGGACTGGTGCGGCCCGGCGATCTGGGTCGTGATGATCGCCCTCGCCGTCTGGATCCTCGCCGCGGGGCACTGGAACATCTCCTTCACCAGCAGCCCGAAGCAGCTGTCCACCGGCGAGCAGATCCGGCAGTGGTTCGGCGCGGCCGGGCTCATCCTGGCCACCTACGGCACCCTCATGCTCAACTTCTGCGACTTCTCCCGGTTCGCCCCGGACCAGAAGACCGTGCGGCGCGGCAACTTCTGGGGCCTGCCCATCAACTCGACGGCGTTCGCGCTGCTGTCGGTGGTCGTCACCGCGGGCAGCATGCAGGTGTTCGGCGAGGCGATCACCGACCCGGCCGAGCTGCTGTCCAAGGTGCACAACACACCGGTGCTCATCGTCGGCGCGCTGACGTTCGCCATCGCCACCATGGGCGTCAACATCGTCGCCAACTTCGTCTCCCCCGCCTACGACCTGGCCAACATCTGGCCGAAGCGGATCAGCTTCACCGTCGGCGGGATGATCAGCGCGGTCGCCGCCCTGTGCGTGCTGCCGTGGAAGCTGTACTCCTCGCCGGCGGTGGTCAACTACTTCCTCGGCGGGCTCGGCGCGTTCCTCGGCCCGCTGTTCGGGATCATGATCGTCGACTACTACCTGATCCGGCGCGGCAAGGTCGACGTCGCCCAGCTGTTCGTCGTCGGCGGGACCTACCCGCGGGTGAACCCGCGCGCGCTGGTGACGTTCTTCCCGACCGCCGCGCTGGCCGCGGTCATCGCGCTGGTGCCGTACTTCGCGTCGGCCGCGCCGTACTCGTGGTTCATCGGCACGGCGTCGTCGGCTGCCCTGTACTTCGCGGTTTCCAGGAAACACCGATGA
- a CDS encoding aspartate/glutamate racemase family protein yields MRIVVTNCNTTEAMTKEIEAGARAAASPGTEILAKTPRWGPESAEGWLDSFLSAAAVLDLLRGLEEPFDAVVGAPVGAPRPGGARPQRADPGLAKNPPPPPHALPPRRR; encoded by the coding sequence ATGAGGATCGTCGTCACCAACTGCAACACCACCGAGGCGATGACGAAGGAGATCGAAGCCGGGGCCCGCGCGGCCGCGAGCCCCGGCACCGAGATCCTCGCCAAAACGCCACGCTGGGGCCCGGAGTCGGCCGAAGGCTGGCTGGACAGCTTCCTGTCCGCCGCGGCCGTGCTGGACCTGTTGCGGGGCCTGGAGGAGCCGTTCGACGCCGTCGTGGGGGCCCCGGTGGGGGCTCCACGCCCCGGGGGGGCGCGCCCACAGCGGGCCGACCCCGGCCTCGCCAAAAACCCGCCCCCCCCCCCACACGCCCTCCCGCCACGCCGCCG
- a CDS encoding alginate lyase family protein → MRRVLGALALSVTVVLVPVSGTAVAASPPHTVVTDGAKLASIRQAVRSGHATQTQRAALKAVLDKANTALTAGPWSVVEKPSAPPSGDKHDYTSQAPYWWASQPKTPENPQGCPYVSKDGQRNPEADAITDHTYRMWAWDAMYYLSLAWYYTGDAKYAKRAALDIRTWFLDPATRMNPNMTYSQIVPCRDTVSGTGIIDSTQSFSQLMDAFALLDGGAPGWTGKDRSGIKAWLTQYLSWMQTSPQAKLELAATNNHGTFLDMQNATISAYLGKRSEAKKIVLDAEQKRFPVQFAADGSQPLELSRTMSWHYVNFNLTAWGRLAEVGKNLGVDVWKYRASNGVTLRKVVDQLIPGALQGAAAWPHQQIGVFDQSIAADIFHAAAEEGHDPDAAAALKQMPLPAGGDTWPARVSCFPLDPPLR, encoded by the coding sequence GTGCGAAGGGTTTTGGGCGCACTGGCGTTGTCGGTGACCGTGGTCTTGGTCCCGGTGAGCGGGACGGCGGTGGCCGCTTCCCCACCCCACACCGTCGTCACCGACGGCGCCAAGCTCGCGAGCATCCGGCAAGCAGTTCGCAGCGGCCACGCGACACAGACGCAGCGCGCCGCGCTGAAAGCGGTGCTGGACAAGGCGAACACCGCGCTCACGGCCGGACCGTGGTCGGTCGTGGAGAAGCCGTCCGCGCCACCGAGCGGCGACAAGCACGACTACACGAGCCAGGCGCCCTACTGGTGGGCGAGCCAGCCGAAAACGCCGGAAAACCCGCAGGGCTGCCCGTACGTCAGCAAGGACGGCCAGCGCAACCCGGAGGCCGACGCGATCACCGACCACACCTACCGGATGTGGGCCTGGGACGCGATGTACTACCTCTCGCTGGCCTGGTACTACACCGGCGACGCGAAGTACGCGAAGCGGGCGGCGCTGGACATCCGGACCTGGTTCCTCGACCCGGCCACCCGGATGAACCCGAACATGACGTACTCGCAGATCGTGCCGTGCCGCGACACCGTCAGCGGCACCGGGATCATCGACTCCACCCAGTCGTTCAGCCAGCTGATGGACGCGTTCGCGCTGCTCGACGGCGGCGCGCCGGGCTGGACCGGGAAGGACCGCTCCGGGATCAAGGCGTGGCTGACGCAGTACCTGAGCTGGATGCAGACCAGCCCGCAGGCCAAGCTGGAGCTGGCCGCCACCAACAACCACGGCACGTTCCTCGACATGCAGAACGCGACGATCTCGGCGTACCTGGGCAAGCGTTCCGAAGCGAAGAAGATCGTGCTGGACGCGGAGCAGAAGCGGTTCCCGGTGCAGTTCGCCGCGGACGGCAGCCAGCCGCTCGAGCTCTCGCGCACGATGTCGTGGCACTACGTCAACTTCAACCTGACGGCGTGGGGCCGGCTGGCCGAGGTCGGCAAGAACCTCGGCGTCGACGTCTGGAAGTACCGCGCCTCGAACGGCGTGACGCTGCGGAAGGTGGTCGACCAGCTGATCCCGGGCGCGCTGCAGGGTGCCGCGGCCTGGCCGCACCAGCAGATCGGCGTGTTCGACCAGTCGATCGCGGCGGACATCTTCCACGCGGCGGCCGAAGAGGGACACGACCCGGACGCGGCGGCGGCGCTCAAGCAGATGCCGTTGCCCGCGGGCGGCGACACGTGGCCGGCGCGGGTGTCCTGCTTCCCGCTCGACCCGCCCCTGCGGTGA
- a CDS encoding peptidase inhibitor family I36 protein, with the protein MGTAGKRLVQATLAAAGAVALLATAAPAANAATARNGICERGEFCYYYGAGFKGSVSDFSGPVANYGSTQPGCYEFKTPGQPGYGQCIKNNARSAKNLTSIWVVKVYYNSNFGGPNHTYNPGGEGDLGSLAAENASHDYELVS; encoded by the coding sequence TTGGGAACCGCCGGAAAACGTCTGGTCCAGGCCACGCTCGCCGCCGCGGGCGCCGTCGCCCTGCTCGCCACCGCCGCGCCCGCGGCGAACGCGGCGACGGCCCGCAACGGCATCTGCGAAAGAGGCGAGTTCTGCTACTACTACGGCGCCGGCTTCAAAGGATCGGTGTCGGACTTCAGCGGGCCGGTCGCGAACTACGGCAGCACACAGCCGGGTTGCTACGAGTTCAAGACCCCCGGTCAGCCCGGCTACGGGCAGTGCATCAAGAACAACGCCCGCTCGGCCAAGAACCTCACCAGCATCTGGGTGGTGAAGGTGTATTACAACAGCAACTTCGGCGGGCCGAACCACACCTACAACCCCGGCGGCGAGGGGGATCTGGGCAGCCTCGCCGCCGAGAACGCCTCACACGACTACGAGCTCGTCAGCTGA
- a CDS encoding copper transporter has translation MISLRYHVVSIAACFLALAVGVVLGSTALNGTLLSGLAGEKKDLGSQVADLEAQRNALNARLTDADAFAGSMGPKVVAGALDKRSVVLVTTDDARPADRDALKQLIGQAGASVTGEVQLTSAFANPEKSDPLRDVVTRLQPAGSKFPTAGDSGTLAGALLGSVLLLDKTTAKPQSSPEELSAALGGLTDGGFVKAGPDVKPAQLAIVLTGAQATGDGAGDRAATIARVATQLDRSGAGAVLVGDAGSADGTGALGVVRADTSATSILSTVDNADTSAGRVSTVLALKEQLDGGAGRYGVAGNAQAPAPGVTAPAGN, from the coding sequence GTGATTTCGCTGCGCTACCACGTAGTTTCCATCGCCGCCTGCTTCCTTGCGCTGGCCGTCGGCGTCGTGCTCGGCTCGACGGCGCTCAACGGCACACTGCTGTCCGGGCTGGCGGGGGAGAAGAAGGACCTCGGCAGCCAGGTCGCCGACCTGGAGGCGCAGCGCAACGCGCTCAACGCCCGGCTGACCGACGCGGACGCCTTCGCCGGCTCGATGGGCCCGAAGGTCGTCGCCGGCGCGCTCGACAAGCGGTCGGTGGTGCTGGTGACCACCGACGACGCGCGCCCGGCCGACCGGGACGCGCTCAAGCAGCTGATCGGCCAGGCCGGGGCGTCGGTGACCGGCGAGGTGCAGCTGACGTCCGCGTTCGCCAACCCCGAGAAGTCCGACCCGCTCCGCGACGTCGTCACGCGGCTGCAGCCGGCCGGTTCGAAGTTCCCGACCGCGGGCGATTCGGGCACGCTCGCCGGCGCGCTGCTCGGTTCGGTGCTGCTGCTCGACAAGACCACGGCGAAACCGCAGTCCTCCCCGGAAGAGCTGTCGGCCGCGCTCGGCGGGCTCACCGACGGCGGGTTCGTCAAGGCGGGCCCGGACGTCAAGCCGGCGCAGCTGGCGATCGTGCTCACCGGCGCCCAGGCGACCGGCGACGGCGCGGGCGACCGCGCGGCGACGATCGCCCGGGTCGCGACGCAGCTCGACCGCAGCGGTGCGGGCGCGGTCCTGGTGGGCGACGCCGGTTCCGCGGACGGCACCGGCGCGCTGGGCGTGGTCCGGGCGGACACCTCGGCGACGTCGATCCTGTCCACAGTGGACAATGCCGATACCTCGGCGGGGCGGGTCAGCACCGTACTGGCGCTGAAGGAACAGCTCGACGGCGGTGCCGGCCGCTACGGCGTGGCGGGCAACGCCCAGGCCCCCGCCCCGGGCGTCACCGCGCCGGCCGGGAACTGA
- the steA gene encoding putative cytokinetic ring protein SteA, with translation MKLTGLLTRHQEPLPGITGVARVDRRTRELLRRISPGDIVVLDQLDLDRATADALVEAEVAGVVNASPSISGRFPNMGPEILVAAGIPLVDSVGGELLRSIKDGTKLRLLDGVVYIGERQVASGIAQTVESVADQMIEAKAGMSTQLEAFSANTIEFLRRERTLILDGVGVPELKVPLRDRHVLVVAGGNGHTEDLKKLKKYIAEHRPVLIGVDAGADTLRVQGYRPDVVVGDPTGIGTATLRGGGEVVVPAQPDGHAPGVERIQDLGIGAVTFPASGNAEDLALLLADAHGASLVVTVGFQATLREFLDHGRSGSNPSTFLTRLKLGTKLVDGKAVATLHRNRVSIGAIVLLVLAAVVVVAAALLVSDVGSVYLDWLRHTWNSFFAWAKGLFT, from the coding sequence ATGAAGCTCACCGGTCTGCTCACGCGGCATCAAGAACCCCTGCCGGGGATCACCGGGGTCGCCCGGGTCGACCGCCGCACCCGGGAGCTGCTGCGCCGGATCAGTCCCGGCGACATCGTCGTGCTCGACCAGCTGGACCTCGACCGCGCGACGGCCGACGCCCTGGTCGAGGCCGAGGTCGCGGGCGTGGTCAACGCGTCGCCGTCGATCTCCGGCCGGTTCCCCAACATGGGCCCGGAGATCCTCGTCGCGGCCGGCATCCCGCTCGTCGACTCGGTCGGCGGCGAGCTGCTGCGCTCGATCAAGGACGGCACGAAGCTGCGGCTGCTCGACGGCGTCGTCTACATCGGCGAACGCCAGGTCGCCTCCGGTATCGCCCAGACCGTCGAGAGCGTCGCCGACCAGATGATCGAGGCCAAGGCCGGGATGTCGACGCAGCTGGAGGCGTTCTCGGCGAACACCATCGAGTTCCTGCGTCGCGAGCGCACCCTGATCCTCGACGGCGTCGGCGTCCCCGAGCTGAAGGTGCCGCTGCGGGACCGGCACGTGCTGGTCGTCGCGGGCGGCAACGGGCACACCGAGGACCTGAAGAAGCTCAAGAAGTACATCGCCGAGCACCGCCCGGTGCTCATCGGCGTCGACGCCGGCGCCGACACCCTGCGCGTGCAGGGCTACCGGCCGGACGTCGTCGTCGGCGACCCCACCGGCATCGGCACCGCGACCCTGCGCGGCGGCGGCGAGGTCGTCGTGCCCGCCCAGCCCGACGGGCACGCGCCCGGGGTCGAGCGCATCCAGGACCTCGGCATCGGCGCGGTGACGTTCCCGGCGTCGGGCAACGCCGAAGACCTCGCCCTGCTGCTGGCGGACGCGCACGGCGCGAGCCTGGTCGTCACCGTCGGCTTCCAGGCCACGCTGCGCGAATTCCTCGACCACGGCCGGTCCGGTTCGAACCCGTCGACGTTCCTGACGCGGCTGAAGCTGGGCACGAAGCTCGTCGACGGCAAGGCGGTGGCGACGCTGCACCGCAACCGGGTGTCGATCGGCGCGATCGTCCTGCTCGTCCTCGCCGCCGTGGTAGTGGTCGCCGCGGCGCTGCTGGTGTCCGACGTGGGCTCGGTCTACCTCGACTGGCTCCGGCACACCTGGAATTCGTTCTTCGCATGGGCCAAGGGATTGTTCACGTGA
- a CDS encoding DUF1266 domain-containing protein: MILPPPADVEAQLVAARRDGDLDRYLGLLAGEELFVPIRRVDARSILDERAETFPNVYFETGGDEFLQVFTRGALPDFGSDVVAMSGALDWAVDGVGRHERVIFNRGTRGEWRLPGATLQPWLDAHAGDVTPLEEQVERLITAPYGHLEGPIAHALACGAHLAVLNAAPWNLLDGRYHDYVAEVRSLRDWWGVPDPAGWRATMTDLIGDGYALTPGNLVLMLRLRFAAEYGLPGADFDPLTWAQLVDRWCTENDAADQADELRDTVRRVSRYERRLRADGLVDPDGCVTTALSWDVGRAVTIARGGLAAGYCDALSAELMVLEAGSLARRYHQSWADLSAGYVMGRVLHADEDEFGEWYPAAVRVHHQLLQDPASPWLNLDFGSLSEESEA; the protein is encoded by the coding sequence GTGATCCTGCCGCCGCCCGCCGATGTCGAAGCCCAGCTCGTCGCCGCGCGGCGGGACGGCGACCTCGACCGCTACCTCGGCCTGCTCGCGGGCGAGGAGCTGTTCGTGCCGATCCGGCGGGTGGACGCCCGCAGCATCCTCGACGAGCGGGCGGAGACCTTCCCGAACGTCTACTTCGAGACCGGCGGCGACGAGTTCCTGCAGGTCTTCACCCGTGGCGCGCTGCCGGACTTCGGCTCGGACGTCGTCGCCATGAGCGGCGCGCTCGACTGGGCGGTCGACGGGGTGGGGCGGCACGAGCGCGTGATCTTCAACCGCGGCACCCGCGGCGAGTGGCGGCTGCCGGGGGCGACGCTGCAGCCGTGGCTCGACGCGCACGCGGGCGACGTCACGCCGCTCGAGGAGCAGGTCGAACGGCTGATCACCGCGCCGTACGGGCACCTCGAAGGGCCGATCGCGCACGCGCTGGCCTGCGGCGCGCACCTGGCCGTGCTCAACGCGGCGCCCTGGAACCTCCTCGACGGCCGCTACCACGACTACGTCGCCGAGGTGCGGAGCCTGCGGGACTGGTGGGGCGTGCCCGACCCGGCCGGCTGGCGGGCGACGATGACCGACCTGATCGGCGACGGCTACGCGCTGACGCCCGGCAACCTGGTCCTCATGCTGCGCCTGCGGTTCGCCGCCGAGTACGGGCTGCCGGGTGCCGACTTCGATCCGCTGACCTGGGCGCAGCTGGTGGACCGGTGGTGCACGGAGAACGACGCCGCGGACCAGGCCGACGAGCTGCGGGACACCGTCCGCCGGGTGTCCCGGTACGAGCGGCGGCTGCGCGCCGACGGCCTGGTCGACCCGGACGGCTGCGTGACGACGGCGCTGTCCTGGGACGTCGGCCGTGCGGTCACCATCGCCCGCGGGGGCCTGGCGGCCGGGTACTGCGACGCGCTGAGCGCCGAGCTGATGGTGCTCGAAGCCGGTTCCCTCGCCCGCCGCTACCACCAGTCATGGGCCGACCTGTCGGCGGGGTACGTCATGGGCCGGGTGCTGCACGCCGACGAAGACGAGTTCGGCGAGTGGTACCCGGCGGCCGTGCGCGTCCACCACCAGCTCCTTCAGGATCCGGCCAGCCCCTGGCTGAACCTCGATTTCGGCTCGCTGTCGGAGGAGTCCGAAGCCTGA